In the Streptomyces sp. WMMC940 genome, TCCCCGCCGAGACCGTCACTCACCTGGATCCGACCGTGCGTCGCGTGACCGGTCAACGCCATGGGCGCTTCAGTGGCGGTGGCCAGTGCTGCCATCTGATCGACGACGCCACGCAGGCTTCTGCCTTGCCGGTAGCGGAGGCGCTGGCGGTCGGCGCCGGTGCCGAGCGCGAGGTGTCGGTCCAGGAGCCGTACGGCGAGTGCGAGATCACCGGCTGCCGCGAGTCCCGGCGCGGCGCGGGTGAGCAGGCGCTCGACCAGCGTGCGCATCGGGACCTCGGCGCCGGTGACGGGGTCGATCCCGGGTCCGCCGGTACCTACGCGTGCGGCGCGCCAGTGGGCGGCACGGAGCCGGCTCACCGGGACGTACGGCGGCGGACGGCCGTCCTCCGTCTCGTACAGCAGGGCCGTGCACAGGCCGCGGATCAGCGCGGCGAGCAGCACCGTGCAGTCCACGTCCGCGTTGACGTCGGCGATCCGGATCTCCAGCGTCGGTACGTGCTCCGAGGGCCGGGCGTGCCAGTAGATCATCCGGCGGTCGAGAAGCCTTCCCGAGGCGACGAGAGCGCGGGCCGTCGCCTCGTATCCGGCGGCATCGAGCACGGGTGCGGGCTCGACGGTGGGCCAGCGTGCCATCTCGACCGCCCGCCAGCCGGCGAAGCCGCTCTCGCGCCCGCTGCTCAGCGGGGAGTTGACGGCGAGCGCCTGGAGCACGGGCAGCCAGGGGCGTACGTGGTTGGCCAGAGCGAGGGCCTCGGCGCGGCGCAGGGTGCCGATGTGGACATGGCAGCCGCAGGTGACGCTGGACCCGCTGTCCACGACCGAGGCGTAACGGAACTCCAGCCGCCGGTAGCGCGGGCTGTCCGTGACCGGCAATGGACCGGGCGGCGGCACGACCGGGGTGCCCGAGGCCAGTAGCAGGCAGTCCGCGTCCCGTGCGGCCGCGGCGACCGTGGTACGCAACACGGCCAGTTCGTCCCTCAGGTCCGCGCACAGCAGCACCGGGCGCGTACAGACCTCCACCAGACAACGGAAGAACTCGGACTGCACCTGCTCGCCGAGATACGGCCTCAGCTGGGCGATCACCTGCGGCGCCCGGGCCACCGGGGCCCGGGTGCGACGGTCGACGAGGAAGAACTCCTCCTCCACCCCCATGGTGGGCACCACGGCACCGGCGGCGACGCCACTACGTCGCGCCGCACGCTCCCTCCGCAATGCCACACCCCTGGAGCCCACCGGGCCGGCTCGGGTCATGCACCGCCTCTACCCCGTGCGGCACCCGGCAACCGGGAATCCGCCGAGCCTCCCACGGATCGCGCTGTCCTTGCCCTGGACCGGATCCGGCACCCCGCCGCCGATGGGGAATCACCGGCGCCGACCAGAGGGCCGGTCCCACCGAGCACGAGACGGCTCGGTCGGGGCACAGGGCCCTGGCGGTGGCGGTGGCGGCCGGTCTGTGCCCCACTGCTTGGTGACGTGCCGTGCGCAGGCGGTCAGGTGACCCGGATCGCGCCGAGGAAGGTTCCAGCGGGGCGAACAGTCCGGCCCTGGATGCCGGGCAGGTGAGGACCTGCGAGCCGTGGCCGGGCCGGACGCCGCCCAGGTGCGCGCTACCGGCCCGCTCCCCGCGCAGTGGATCGGACCACCGGGGCGGGGTGGGGTCACTCGGGGTGGCTGATGATCAGGGCGAAGTTCCCGACACTCAGGAGCCGATCGCCCGGCAGCTGCCCGTCCGTGGTGATGAGCGTGTGGATGTGCCCGTTCTCCGAGTCGAAGTCGATGTCCTGAAGCGTTCCCTGGCTCTCGCCGGTCTCGGTGATGACGGGCTTGCCGACGGGGTCGTGGCTCTTGTGCGCCTCCTGGTCGGAGTCGACCTCCTTCTCCGGTTCCAGGCGGTCCGCCGAACGCACCGTGACGGCGTCCTTGCCGAAGGACTGCACGTCGCGCCAGGCCACGACGTGGCCGCTGTGGCCGCGGGTCTTCAGGCGAAGGGCCGAGACGCGCGGCGGCGAGGGTGCCACCGTGCACGCGGCGATGGTTCCGACGGTCTCAGCGGTCGAGACGGCGACGACACTGCGCCCTTGGGCGCTGCTGAACCTCATCGTTCCTCCTCCCGGGAACGGCGGCGCAGACCCTCTGCGGCGGCCGCCAGGCCGGCGAGGTCACCGGCCGTGAAGTCTGCGCAGTCGTCCGGCACGACGATCATTTCTCCCGAAACGGACTTCGGCCTGATCACCGGCAGGAACACCCTCCGTCCCGCCTCCGCGGCCGAGTCCACCTCGTAGCCGATGACCTTGGGGGTCCTGCCGGTCTCGATGATGACGTCAGTGACCGTGCCGAGACTGGTCCCTTCCTCGGTCAGCATGCGCGCGCCGAGGACGTTCCCCCCGCCTGGAGCGTCCAACTGCTCCCGCACGGCTTCTTCGTCGTCCTCGAGCGCTGTTTCATCGCGGATCATCACCGCGTCCGGGCCGAGTGCATGAACCTTCTTCCACAGGAGCGCACGCTTCAGCGGGCCGGCGAACAGTCCCCGGCCGTTGAGAGTGAAGCAGCTGATGCCGCCCTTGACCGGGTCGAAGACGATGTCCTTGACGTCGGCGACGTCCTCACCCCCGAGAGTGACCACGGGCTTCTTGCTGATCTCTCGTGCTCGCAGGTACCTGCTCATGTCCTCCCACCCCTCCTTCCGGCTTGCGGCTTCCCGCCGGCGATGACGCCGCCCCTGCGCCGCCGGGCCTGCAGCGCCACCGCTGACGAGGCGGCCACGGCCAGCACGGCGACGGCGATGATCAGCCAGATCCACCACTCCATGAGAATCCACCTCCACGTTCGTGATCACGGAGCCTGTGTTCGTGATGTCCGCGAGAATCCGCAGGATGCGGATTGGCACGGGCCGGTGGGTCACCCTCGGCGAGCCTCACCGGTCAGCGCGTTGCCGACCCCGGCTCTGCGTCCTGGCCGTCAACGCCAGTGACAGCGCGGCGAGGAGGACCAGCGTGCCCCCCACCGTGAGGTCGTTGACCCGGGCGGCGTCCGCCGCCTCCGTGTCGCCGTAGCCGAACAGGAAGGGAGCCACGATCAGCCACGCTCCGCCGACGAGCACGAGGAGGTCCGACACCCTTCCCCTCGGAATGGACCAAGCGGGCCACTGCCACGAGGAACACCACGACGCCGACGAGGATCTCCGTGAGATGGGCGTCTCCGGAGGGCTCGGTGAACGGGTAGCCGATGACCCAGGCGCCGACGAACAGCCAGAGAGACACGAGAAGCATGATGATGCTGATCAGACCGTTCCGAACCCCCCGGGCGTCCGGAGGGGCGGGACGGACCTGAGAGGGGGGCGAAGGTGACACGGAACCGCTGCTCCTGCGCATGGCGACCCTCCTTTCCGAAGACGCCCCGGCCCAGGCCGGCGCTCTGCGCGTGCCGCACGCCGCGCCGTCCGGCGAACGGGGACCGGTCACAACGGGGATGTGGACCCGGCCTGCGTCGGGCAGGTCACTTGTGCCACAACGGGCGAGCCTGACTCGCCTCCGCTTCTCCTTCGCGGCTACCCCGCTGCGCCCGCACAACACACCGGCGCCCGTTGCCGCGCGCGACCCGCCGGAGCGGTGTCCGCATTCGCCGTTCGGCTACACGCGGCCCTTCCTTCGAGCGGACCTCGGGACAGGGTGTCGGTGTCCTGCGCGGGGAGCATGGGCTGAAGGCAGGGATGCGACGCGCACCTGGTCCGCGCCGGTCCCTTTCCGGGTCGACCGCTCGCAGGTGTCATTCAGGCGACGGGGAGGTCAACCCCGGTACGCCGGTGACGTCGTCGTCCACGTAGGTGGGGATCTGGGAGTGCACCTGCAAGGCAATCTCGCCGGCGCGTTCGAAGCGCAGGGTGATCCACACGTAGTCACCTCCGCGGATCTGCCGGCGCAGACCTCGGAGCATCAGGTGGACGCGCCCATCCTCCAACTCGACGAGCTTGCCGGGGGGCAAGGTGACCGGCCCTCGCGCTGCGCCGTCGGCGTTCACGATGTCGACGGAGCCGGCGACCGTGGTCTCGGCGCCGAGCAGTCTGTCGGAGGTCTGTCCCTGGTTGAACAGCCACGTGTAGAAGGGGACGTCGTCCCCTTTCTCCCACGGGCCGTCGGGAGGTTGGGCGATGTGGGCATAACGGATCAGGACCTGTCCGACACGGGCGTTGGCACCCGGCGGGTTGTACTCATTGTCGTTGCCGCATCCCGCCACGCCCACCAGTGCCGTGAGACAGCCCAGAACGATGAGCGTGACGGCCCTGCGCCACGGACGGGCCGCACTCGGTTTCGTCTTCATCCATTCGCTCCCTGAGATTCCGGTACCAGCGGTCCGCCCCTCTCAGACATCCCCCACTCGGGAGTTCCGTTTCGGTTCTTCCGCCACTCGGCGGAACTTCCGGGGGGGGGAGGGGCCGGGCGAGCCGCGGCGGATGCTCTCGCCATCACCGCGGCCGGCACGGGACACGTCCTTGTCGCATCGGGTGCGGCAGGGCCGCGGTGGTGGCCTGCGATGCGTTCATCGCTCGTCGCGGCGCTGTGTGCGGGAGCCGCCGGACGGTGTGGGGCGCAGCACGCTGAGCACGACGGAGGTGATCAGCACGGCGGCGATCACTGCGAGGCTGACGAGCGCGTGCACCTCGGGAACGTCGAGACCGATGGTCTCGTGGGCGGCCTGAAGGGCCAGTTTGACAGCGATGAAGGCCAGGATCAGCGCCAGGCCCCTGCTGAGGTAATGGAAGCGGTTCAGCAGGTCGGCCAGCAGGAAGTACAGGGCTCGCAGCCCGAGGATGGCGAAGGCGTTGCTGGTGTAGACGATGAACACATCGCTGCTGACCCCCAGCACGGCGGGCACGCTGTCGATGGCGAACACCAGATCGGCGCCTTCCACCGCCGCGACGACGGCGAGCAGCGGGGTGGCGACGAGTCTGCCGTTCTCCCGGAGGAAGAACCGTTTCCCGGCGTAGTCGTCCCGGACCGGGACGAACTTGCGCAGGAGGCGTACGGCGACGCTCCTGCCTGGGTCGACGCTGTCCTCCCCCGTGGTGAGGATCTTGTACGAGCTGTAGAGCAGGAAGGCGGCGAAGACGAACATCATGGCGGCGAAGCGGTCGACGACCGCCACTCCGGCGGAGAGGAAGAGGCCGCGGAACACCAGGGCCCCCAGAACGCCGAGGAACAGCACGCGGTGCTGGTACTCCCGGGGCACCTGGAAGTAGCCGAAGATCAGGGCGAAGACGAAGAGGTTGTCGACCGACAGGCTCTTCTCCAGCAACCAAGCGGTCGTGTACTCCACACCGGCATTGGTGCCCACCACGAGGTAGACGACCACGCCGAACAGGATCGCCAGGCCCACCCAGATCGAGCTCCATAGGGCGGCCTCACGCACGCCGACGACGTGTGCCTTCCGGTTCATCAGCAGATCGACCGCCAAGGCCACCGCAACGGTGACGGCGAACACGACCCAGAGCCACAGCGGAACATCGTGCACGAGCTCAACCTCTCAGACGCGAGCGACCAGGCCCTCCTCCGACCGGAAGCGCCTCGTCACGGGGCGGAGATCTCGAGCACGCCCTCGTCGTAGTCGACGGTGATCGAACCGAAGCCGCTGAGCACATCCGAACCGAAGCAGCCCCTCGATGCCGTGACCTCCTCTCGGCGGCCCCCGGCCCCCGGGGCGAGACGATGGCGTACGGGGGCGGTACGCATCCGCCGGGGCTGGGCAGATGGTGCGCGCCACTTGCGGCCGCCACCACGTGCACGCGTCTGACACGTCCGCCGCCCCATGCCGATGGGCGATGGAGCGAGTCCCGTGTCAGTACCCGTCGCGGGCCGTCCCCTGCCCCTCGGCCCGCCCCTGCGGTGGGATAGGCAACCCGAGCGGATCCCGTACGACCGGATGCAAGTACCACTGGCCCATCGGATGGCAGGGGGTGAGGATGGCGTCCCGCTCTGCTGTTTCCCGCAGCACTTCCGCCCTACTGCCCTGCGTCATCGTGGCTCCCTTGCTTCCGCCGACCGACTCTGGACGAACCGCCGAGCACTCACCGTCGCAGGTCGGTTCGGGAAGGTGACGCCGACACGCTGCGGATGCCACCGGCTCGGAACCGAGCCCGCACAGCGCCGACCGTGACCGTGGCGAGGACGGGAGAGGTGGATCACGCCCCGTGCCTCTCGGCCCCGGCGATCACACGCTGTGGCACACGTGCCGGACCCGTGCTGAGCTTGTTCGGAGACCGGTCGGGTACCGGCGGACGAGTGAGCCCCCTGTCACGGGAACGGGAGAGGAGTCGGCGGTGCGCGATCCTGACGTGGCGGGTGCGGTGGTCGTCGGGGTGGCCGACACCGAGGGTCAGGCGGTGCTGGCCCATCGGGCCGCGGAGGAAGCGAACCATCGTGGAGCGCGCCTTTTCGTCATGCATGCGGCCGAGTGGCCGTCGTCTGCCGGATCTGCGGCACCCGACGACGAGCCCTATCTCCAGCGCATCGAACGTGTGACGGCACCCATCATCGAGTCGGTGCGCCGGGAACACCCCCAGCTGGATGTGGTGCCGGACCGAGTGATCGGTTCTCCCGCCTCGGCGCTCCTCGACCGGTCGGCAGATGCCTCGCTGATCGTCCTCGGTCACCGCGGCAGCGGCGGCTTTCCCCGCTTGCCACTCGGCTCGGTGAGCCTTCAGGTGGCCACGCACTCCCAGTGCCCGGTCCTCGTGCTGCGCCCCGGCGCTGTCGCCGATCGCGCGGACAGGCGTGTGGTCGTGGGCCTGGACGTCGAGGACGTGCAGCCGAGCGTGATGGAGTTCGCGCTGGAGTCGGCACTGCGCCGCGATGCCGTGCTCGAGGTCGTTCATGCGTCCCCGCTTCCAGGAATGCCGACCCCCGGCCCGAGCGGGCCACTGCTGGCGCGGTACGAAACAGTACCCAGCGAGGCCCAGGACACCCTCGAGGAGATACTCGCTTCGTACAGGTCGCTGCAGCCACGTCCGGAGATCAGGGCGCGCGCCGAGCGGGGCCGACCTGCGAGCCTCCTGGTCGAAGCCTCCCACCATGCACTTCTCGTGGTCGTCGGGGCACGTGGTCGAGCAGGCATGAAGCGGCTGCTGCTGGGGTCGGTGAGCGGAGAGGTCCTGCACTCCGCGGACTGCCCGGTCGCGGTGGTACCCACCGCGCACGACTGAGGTCGCGCCGACGAGCACGAGCCACGCCGCGCCCCCGCTCGCCGTACCCACGCAGGCCGACTGCTTCGAGCGGGTGCGGGATGCGGGATGCGGGATGCGGGATGCGGGATGCGGGATGCGAAGAGTAGCCCTCACCAGGCCGCGGCGCTCGTCGACGTCTCCACCCTGTCGGCCGGAGGAGGCGACGGGGAGCGGGCGGCTGCGAACGCCATCAAGCCGACGGTGAGCAGGCTGATGAGTACCAGGGCGAGCACGGACCAGTCCAGGTGCTTGCGCGGCCCGTGGTCGTCCGGGGGATCGCCGCAGAACTGCTGGTTGAGCAGATCGATGCGCGCGTCCAGGTCGGGATCCTCTCGCGCGAGGCATCGCTCGATCTCGGTCAGCATGTCGTGCTCGTGCGATTCCATGAGCATCGCCTCACGCATTGCCGAGGCCCGGCGGCGCCGGACTCGCAGGCCAGGTTTCTCCCGCCGGGCTGCGGGTACCCCGCAGGGCGTGACTCATGCTGGAAACGCTCTCCCGCCCGCTTGAACGGCTGGACCGGGTCGGCAGCGAGCGGGAGGCAGTGATCATCGGAGGCGTGATGAACTGCTTCGAATGCAGCAGAGATTCCGGCACGGTGGCGCCCGCGGAGGCAGTGTGCCGAAGTTGTGGAGCGGGGTTGTGTGCCGCACATGTCAGGGTCGAGACGCGCGAGGTGCAGCACCGGCGGGCCGGGCTCGGCAAGCGGACGCAGGAGCAGCCGGCGCGTCGCCTCCTCTGCCCCTCATGCGAAACGGCCGAGCACGGCGAGTAGACCGAGCGGTACGCGTTCCCAGCTCAGGAGCCTCATGCCGAGCGTGCTCACCGTTCTCGTCCGCCGCGGAGCAGACTTCGCGGCGGCCGAGGACCCGTGCAGGACGCTCCGGTCGAGGCGCTCCGGCTCTGCCTGATTCGTCGGAGCAGAAGCACCCAAGGGCCGGCTGTCCTGGAACGGCTCGCGTGCCGCGAACTCACCGGCGACCGTTCTTCGCTGCCTGTCCCCTCCTCGGCGCAGTCCGGCTCGGACAATCTTGGACATCTGCCTGCTCTGTCGATCGCCGAACGAAATCTGTGATCCCACGGATCAGACAGAACTTTCCAATCAGGCAGATGCGCTCCCGCACGGAGCTAGCTTTGGCCGATGCACACTCCCGCGCCGCCCGCGTCTCTCCTCCTGGCTCTCCGGCCCCGGACCCAGGAACGCCTCTACGACTTCTACGACGAGCTCAGGAGCGCAGCAGACCTCTTCTGGGACCGCCGCCTGGACGCCTGGGTCGCGACCGGTCACGCCGTGGTCAGCAGCGCCGCGGGAGACCCGCGACTGTCCTCGGTGCGCTATCCCGACATCGAGGCCGTCTCCGAGGAGCTGAGGCCGCTGGCCCGGGTCCTGAGCCGGCAAATGCTCTACAGTGACGCCCCCGACCATTCCCGGCTGCGTGCCCTGCTCAGCAAGGCCTTCACGCCCCGGGCCGTGGCCGTGCTCCGCGAGAAGATCTCCGGAGCTGTCGAGCAGATCATCACGCACGCGGCGCCGACCGGACGCATGGACATCGTCGCAGACCTCGCCCGCCCCCTGCCCCTGACCATCATCTGCGACCTCCTCGGCGTTCCGGAGCAGGACCGGGACACGCTGTCCTCCTGGTCCGGTCCCATCGCCGCAGCCATCGGCAGCTCCCGGCTCGACGCCGATGACAACCGCGCCGCCTCGCAGAGCATGACGCACACGCTCGCCTACCTCCGCGCACTCCTCACCCGCCAGGACACCCCGCCCCCACCCCACACACTGCGCGCGCTCCTGACCGCACACACCGAGAACACCGACCAGGACTTCGACGAACTCCTCGCCAACTGCGCCCTGCTCCTGATCGCCGGCCACGAGACCACCACCCACTTCATCGGCAACGCCGCGCTCGCCCTGCTCCGCCACCCCGACGCAGCCGACCAACTGCGCAGCCGGCCCGAACTCATACCGGCCGCGGTCGAGGAACTCCTTCGCTACGACAGCCCCGTACAGCTGATGCTGCGCCGCGCACGCCACGAACTGGAACTGGCGGGCCGCACCGTCGCTGCTGGGCAGGTGGTGCTCCTGCTGTGCGGGGCCGCCAACCGGGATCCGGCCGCTTTCCCGGATCCCGATGTGCTGGACTTCCAACGGCCCGGCGGGAGGCACGTCGCCTTCGGGTACGGGCCGCACTTCTGCCTCGGTGCGGCGCTGGCCCGGCTGGAAGGCGCGATCGTGCTGGAAGCACTCCTCACGAGGCTTCCCGCCCTGCGGCTCGAAGAGGCCCCGCTCCAGTGGCAGCGCAGCCTCAACTTCCGCGGGCTCACCCGCCTGGACGTCGCCTTCACCCCGCCCTCGGTCAATCACGACAGCGGCACTCTCACCATGGCGACCCACCGTCGCCCAGCCGGCCTCGGTCACGCCAGTAGCAGCACATGACCAGGCCAAGGTATTCAGCGACCGGGGATCTTCGGGCCGAACAAGGGGTTGGCCTCACCGATACTCCAGCTGTGGATCGCGATCCTGCTGTCCTTGCCGTCGCACCTCGAACGGATACCGCCGAAGTCCGATCGCCGTGGCTGACCGCGTACAAGTCCGAGAGGTCCATGACGACGAAGGGCAACGGCTGCTGCGGATCATCCGCAGGGGCACGGGTTCGGTAGTGACCTGGCGGCGGGCCCAGATCGTGCTCCTGTCCGCCCAGCGCATGCCCGTGGCGAGATCGCCGAGGTGACCTTCACCGGCGCGGAACGGGTGCGGGACGCGATCCACAACTGCAACACGGACGCTTTCGGCTCGCTCCACACGAGGTACGCGGATGGGCGGCCGAGGGCGTTCTCTCCGCCTGAGCGCCGAGAGATCAAGAAGATCACCAAGTCCAGACCGTTCGAGCACGGCCTGCCGTTCGCCACCTGGAGTCAGGCCAAGCCGGCGGACTTCCCGGTCGCCGAGGGGGGTCGACGACATCAGCCATGAGGGCCTTCGGGTCCTGCTCCGCGAGGAGGGCGTCTCGTTTCAACGCGTGAAGACCTGGAAGACCTCCCGTGATCCGGACTACGCCGCCAAGAAGGTCCGGGTCGAGCACCTCTACGCGATCGCCGACGGCGACGACATACCGGAGGACGGCGAGCCCGAAGTCATCGTCCGCCTGGACGAGTTCGGGCCGCTCGACCTGCAGCCCCACCCCGGACGGCAGAGGGCCGAACGCGGCGGAAGGCACAAGAACCCCGATCGCGAACGCGGGCCCCGACGGCGGGCGACCTACACCCGATCGCTCGGGGTCCGGCACCTGTTCGCCGCCTACGTCCTCGCCGAGGAGCAGCTGTACGGGCACATCACGATGACCAAGAACCGCTCCAAGTTCCTGGAGTTCTGCCGCTACCTGCGCTCACTCGTCACGAGGGCGAACGTTGCCCGATGAGTGCCCGTTTCCGATGCGGTCACGCATTCCCGGTTGGAGCTCCGCCCCGGAACGGCGTAATGCCCGTGTTAGCGCCTTGTTCTCCCTAACATGCGCAAAGAGGTCCTGCTGCTCATCCATGGATTCGCCTGGCGGGAGCGCATGGCCTGCACTGATCAGCTGAAACCACCGAGGTGCGGGAAGGCGGTTCCATGGGCGAGCGTCGCGGCTGGGAGCAGCTGGGTGCGGCGATCGGGTTGCTCGCGGTCGTCATGTTCGTGCTCGCGTTCATCATGTTCATGCAGACCGATCCCTCGGGTGGTACGCCGTACCCGTCGATCGAGAACGCGCAGACGGTGAACGATTTCTACTCCCAGAACGTGAATGCGGTCAGGCTGCAGATGCTGTTCACCACCCTGGGGATCGCGCTGTTCCTGTGGTTCCTGGGACCACTGTGGCGGGTTCTGAGGGAAGCGGAGGACGGGTCGGCGCGGGGGACGACGGTCGCGCTGGTGGGGGCGGGCGTCGGGTCGGCGCTGATGCTGGTGGGCCTGGCGCTGACGTACGCGGTCCTGCTCACGACGAGCCCGGCGCAGGCGGCAGCGGTGCCCGCGTTCTTCACCGTTTCGGCGGTGCTGTTCGCGCTCGGCGGCGGGGTGCTGTCGCTGTTCTTCTTCGCCGTGGGCAAGGTGATCCTGCACACCGGAGTGATGGGCCGCTGGCTGGGGTGGCTGGCACTGCTCGCCGCGGTGCTCTCGGTGCTCGCGTTCATCAGCCCCTTCTGGGTGAGCGGCATCCTCAACCCCGCCACCGGGGCACTCGGCCTGTGGGCCTGGTGGACGGCGTTCGTGGTCTGGCTGCTGCTCGCGAGCTCGATCCTGGCACTTCAGGAGTACCGGGAGGTCAAGGCGGCCCGCCGGGCGGAGCCGGGCCCATCGATGCCGGCGGCCGAGGAGGCAGGCAGGTGAAGAAGTTCCGGCACCGCGCCTGGCGCGTCCTGAAGCCGGTCCTCGAAGTGGCCGCGGCCGTCGTCGTACTCGCCGTGCTCATCGTTCTGCCGCTGATCAAGGGAGCGACTCCGCAGGTCAAGAACAGCCTCAGCGGCTTCGCCGAGAGCCCGGTGGCGAACACCGGGCCGCTCGTGGGGGATCTGAACGCGATCTCCAAAGAGGTCGCCTGTATGAAGTCCTACGCAGCCGACCCCGCCAACAACATGGTGAACTACCCGCCGGTGATCGGGGCACCGGAGCACACCGATTCCATCCACAGCGGCGTCTACCCGTGCGCCACGTGGACCGGTGACTCCAAAGGCCCCAACCAGGTCTTCATGTACAAGTCCGAGAGCAACTACCCCGGCGGCATCGTCTTCGTCACCTTCGGCGGACCCGACGACGCCTATCTCATCGGCGGGAGCAGCGGGCTGGAGGCGTACTCGCCGGGACCGTACGTGTCGAAGTTCAACCCCTCGAC is a window encoding:
- a CDS encoding carboxylate-amine ligase, with the translated sequence MGVEEEFFLVDRRTRAPVARAPQVIAQLRPYLGEQVQSEFFRCLVEVCTRPVLLCADLRDELAVLRTTVAAAARDADCLLLASGTPVVPPPGPLPVTDSPRYRRLEFRYASVVDSGSSVTCGCHVHIGTLRRAEALALANHVRPWLPVLQALAVNSPLSSGRESGFAGWRAVEMARWPTVEPAPVLDAAGYEATARALVASGRLLDRRMIYWHARPSEHVPTLEIRIADVNADVDCTVLLAALIRGLCTALLYETEDGRPPPYVPVSRLRAAHWRAARVGTGGPGIDPVTGAEVPMRTLVERLLTRAAPGLAAAGDLALAVRLLDRHLALGTGADRQRLRYRQGRSLRGVVDQMAALATATEAPMALTGHATHGRIQVSDGLGGDARPKAYGDDGPPATPPSRGGCWER
- a CDS encoding PRC-barrel domain-containing protein, giving the protein MRFSSAQGRSVVAVSTAETVGTIAACTVAPSPPRVSALRLKTRGHSGHVVAWRDVQSFGKDAVTVRSADRLEPEKEVDSDQEAHKSHDPVGKPVITETGESQGTLQDIDFDSENGHIHTLITTDGQLPGDRLLSVGNFALIISHPE
- a CDS encoding PRC-barrel domain-containing protein, with the protein product MSRYLRAREISKKPVVTLGGEDVADVKDIVFDPVKGGISCFTLNGRGLFAGPLKRALLWKKVHALGPDAVMIRDETALEDDEEAVREQLDAPGGGNVLGARMLTEEGTSLGTVTDVIIETGRTPKVIGYEVDSAAEAGRRVFLPVIRPKSVSGEMIVVPDDCADFTAGDLAGLAAAAEGLRRRSREEER
- a CDS encoding SPW repeat domain-containing protein, translated to MSDLLVLVGGAWLIVAPFLFGYGDTEAADAARVNDLTVGGTLVLLAALSLALTARTQSRGRQRADR
- a CDS encoding copper chaperone PCu(A)C produces the protein MKTKPSAARPWRRAVTLIVLGCLTALVGVAGCGNDNEYNPPGANARVGQVLIRYAHIAQPPDGPWEKGDDVPFYTWLFNQGQTSDRLLGAETTVAGSVDIVNADGAARGPVTLPPGKLVELEDGRVHLMLRGLRRQIRGGDYVWITLRFERAGEIALQVHSQIPTYVDDDVTGVPGLTSPSPE
- a CDS encoding TerC family protein produces the protein MHDVPLWLWVVFAVTVAVALAVDLLMNRKAHVVGVREAALWSSIWVGLAILFGVVVYLVVGTNAGVEYTTAWLLEKSLSVDNLFVFALIFGYFQVPREYQHRVLFLGVLGALVFRGLFLSAGVAVVDRFAAMMFVFAAFLLYSSYKILTTGEDSVDPGRSVAVRLLRKFVPVRDDYAGKRFFLRENGRLVATPLLAVVAAVEGADLVFAIDSVPAVLGVSSDVFIVYTSNAFAILGLRALYFLLADLLNRFHYLSRGLALILAFIAVKLALQAAHETIGLDVPEVHALVSLAVIAAVLITSVVLSVLRPTPSGGSRTQRRDER
- a CDS encoding universal stress protein, giving the protein MRDPDVAGAVVVGVADTEGQAVLAHRAAEEANHRGARLFVMHAAEWPSSAGSAAPDDEPYLQRIERVTAPIIESVRREHPQLDVVPDRVIGSPASALLDRSADASLIVLGHRGSGGFPRLPLGSVSLQVATHSQCPVLVLRPGAVADRADRRVVVGLDVEDVQPSVMEFALESALRRDAVLEVVHASPLPGMPTPGPSGPLLARYETVPSEAQDTLEEILASYRSLQPRPEIRARAERGRPASLLVEASHHALLVVVGARGRAGMKRLLLGSVSGEVLHSADCPVAVVPTAHD
- a CDS encoding DUF3040 domain-containing protein, encoding MESHEHDMLTEIERCLAREDPDLDARIDLLNQQFCGDPPDDHGPRKHLDWSVLALVLISLLTVGLMAFAAARSPSPPPADRVETSTSAAAW
- a CDS encoding DUF2180 family protein, which translates into the protein MLETLSRPLERLDRVGSEREAVIIGGVMNCFECSRDSGTVAPAEAVCRSCGAGLCAAHVRVETREVQHRRAGLGKRTQEQPARRLLCPSCETAEHGE
- a CDS encoding cytochrome P450; this encodes MHTPAPPASLLLALRPRTQERLYDFYDELRSAADLFWDRRLDAWVATGHAVVSSAAGDPRLSSVRYPDIEAVSEELRPLARVLSRQMLYSDAPDHSRLRALLSKAFTPRAVAVLREKISGAVEQIITHAAPTGRMDIVADLARPLPLTIICDLLGVPEQDRDTLSSWSGPIAAAIGSSRLDADDNRAASQSMTHTLAYLRALLTRQDTPPPPHTLRALLTAHTENTDQDFDELLANCALLLIAGHETTTHFIGNAALALLRHPDAADQLRSRPELIPAAVEELLRYDSPVQLMLRRARHELELAGRTVAAGQVVLLLCGAANRDPAAFPDPDVLDFQRPGGRHVAFGYGPHFCLGAALARLEGAIVLEALLTRLPALRLEEAPLQWQRSLNFRGLTRLDVAFTPPSVNHDSGTLTMATHRRPAGLGHASSST